Proteins encoded together in one Lysinibacillus sp. FSL K6-0232 window:
- a CDS encoding ATP-binding protein — MMEFTLNVNPDAHAIAFIDQVMENYTNVYNLPYKRELRFVVHELVINAVEAMKKIDECSKKEIQVHVIQSHEEIIITVMDEAKGIAENEWDNILQFDLNELDYSDRGRGLFFVKNMVDHLWFEHISETKFLVGVSKKILL; from the coding sequence ATGATGGAATTCACACTCAATGTAAATCCAGATGCACATGCCATAGCCTTTATTGATCAAGTGATGGAAAATTACACAAATGTATACAATCTACCTTATAAACGAGAATTGCGCTTTGTTGTACATGAATTAGTAATAAATGCTGTTGAAGCTATGAAAAAAATAGATGAATGCTCAAAAAAGGAGATTCAGGTACATGTAATCCAATCTCACGAAGAAATTATCATAACAGTCATGGATGAGGCAAAAGGAATTGCTGAAAATGAATGGGACAATATTTTACAATTTGATTTAAACGAGCTTGATTATTCTGATCGTGGTCGTGGTTTATTTTTTGTCAAAAACATGGTGGATCACCTTTGGTTTGAACATATTTCTGAAACAAAGTTTTTAGTTGGAGTGTCAAAAAAGATTCTGTTGTAA
- the sigX gene encoding RNA polymerase sigma factor SigX translates to MNDSVFHRLYDAYHQDVFQFLIYLVKNRTLAEDLAHEVYVRVLRSYDQFAGNSSEKTWLFAIAKNVAIDHFRKQAVRQKHSLDFFDWETEQLHSTTPSPEDMLQASDEFLQIESALEKCTGDQKMVIIMRYFQDLSIAETAQILGWTEAKVKTTQHRAIKFLRQQLQPIKEQEAKRQ, encoded by the coding sequence TTGAATGACTCCGTGTTCCATCGACTATACGATGCATATCATCAAGACGTGTTCCAATTTCTAATATACTTAGTAAAAAACCGTACACTTGCTGAAGATTTGGCGCATGAAGTTTATGTGCGGGTATTGCGCTCATACGACCAATTTGCGGGCAATAGTAGTGAGAAAACGTGGCTTTTTGCCATTGCAAAAAATGTTGCCATTGACCATTTCCGAAAGCAAGCCGTACGCCAGAAGCATTCACTTGATTTCTTTGACTGGGAAACGGAACAACTCCATTCAACCACACCATCACCGGAGGATATGCTACAAGCCAGTGATGAGTTTTTACAGATAGAGTCAGCGCTAGAAAAATGCACTGGCGATCAAAAAATGGTGATTATTATGCGCTATTTTCAAGATTTATCAATTGCAGAAACTGCACAAATCTTAGGTTGGACAGAAGCAAAGGTAAAAACAACGCAGCATCGTGCCATTAAGTTTTTAAGACAACAGCTACAGCCGATTAAAGAACAGGAGGCGAAACGGCAATGA
- a CDS encoding ATP-binding protein: protein MNRIWNSVVGKLWVTILLLVSFVLFVFTVLMLEFLQNYHMQQAEMSLRQTAATVASIVDDNETTESTSALLKDILPTGTNALIAIRDNEVSFAMQEGVNKKEIQDTILANRSFHEIFQSDKPIIKEMMMPSSTDQEKMESYVVLGFPLNVENAVHGAVFIYQSPDALHKTSKETTKIVFLAAFIAFVLTTFFAFFLSSRITSPLRKMRELAFEIAKGNFEAKMPTAQNDEIGQLAVAFNQMGRQLKHNLEVINQENEQLSNILTSMTDAVITFNRDRTILLSNPPAERLMQKWFVNKGSQSAKPIPPELYHMLDHVLMFEDKLEEEIEMDGNYYTFTISPLYSGEIIRGAVAVIRDMTEQHRLEKLRSDFIANVSHELRTPIAMLQGYSEALMDDDFIQDQEERNEITKIIYDESKRMGRLVTDLLDLARMESGHMTLYKDELPINSTFERITQKFAQVAKEKHVRLIFDSEFNDDAMISIDEDRIEQVLTNLVDNALRHTDEGAVTVKVEQEPTFAKISVQDTGHGIPQEDLPYVFERFYKADKARTRSKGGTGLGLAIARNIVKAHSGNIMVDSVLKEGTTFTFYLPFE, encoded by the coding sequence ATGAATAGAATATGGAATAGTGTTGTCGGGAAGCTATGGGTAACCATATTGCTTCTCGTTTCATTTGTATTATTTGTTTTCACGGTATTAATGCTTGAATTTCTTCAAAATTATCATATGCAGCAAGCGGAAATGTCTTTACGTCAAACGGCTGCAACTGTCGCAAGTATTGTAGATGATAATGAAACGACCGAATCTACCTCAGCATTGCTAAAGGATATTTTGCCAACAGGAACAAATGCGCTTATTGCTATTCGTGATAATGAGGTATCGTTCGCGATGCAGGAGGGCGTCAATAAAAAAGAAATACAAGATACAATTTTAGCGAATCGATCATTTCATGAAATTTTCCAATCAGATAAACCGATTATCAAGGAAATGATGATGCCATCCTCTACTGATCAAGAAAAAATGGAATCCTATGTTGTGCTTGGCTTTCCATTAAATGTGGAGAATGCTGTACATGGTGCTGTTTTTATTTATCAAAGCCCAGATGCATTACATAAAACATCCAAAGAAACAACGAAAATTGTCTTTTTAGCTGCTTTTATTGCATTTGTTTTAACGACATTTTTTGCATTTTTCCTATCCTCACGTATTACCTCACCGCTTAGAAAAATGCGAGAGCTAGCATTTGAAATTGCTAAGGGGAATTTTGAGGCGAAAATGCCAACAGCCCAGAATGATGAAATTGGTCAGCTTGCAGTTGCCTTCAATCAAATGGGGCGTCAATTAAAGCATAATTTAGAGGTTATTAATCAGGAAAATGAACAATTATCGAATATTTTAACATCGATGACAGATGCAGTCATTACCTTTAATCGTGACCGTACAATTCTGCTAAGCAACCCACCAGCAGAGCGTTTAATGCAAAAGTGGTTTGTCAATAAAGGCTCACAAAGCGCAAAACCGATTCCACCTGAGCTTTATCATATGCTTGACCATGTGTTAATGTTTGAGGATAAGCTAGAAGAGGAAATTGAAATGGACGGTAACTATTACACATTTACGATTAGCCCTCTTTATAGCGGTGAAATAATACGCGGAGCTGTCGCTGTTATTCGTGATATGACAGAGCAACATCGCTTAGAAAAGCTGCGCTCAGATTTTATTGCCAATGTTTCGCATGAGCTGCGTACACCTATTGCTATGCTTCAAGGCTATTCAGAAGCATTAATGGATGATGATTTTATTCAAGATCAGGAAGAGCGCAATGAAATTACAAAAATTATTTATGATGAATCAAAACGAATGGGACGTCTTGTGACCGATTTATTAGATTTAGCACGTATGGAATCAGGACATATGACGCTGTATAAAGATGAATTACCTATTAATTCTACATTCGAACGGATTACACAAAAATTTGCACAGGTAGCAAAGGAAAAGCATGTTCGTTTGATTTTTGATAGTGAATTTAATGATGATGCCATGATTAGTATAGATGAGGACCGTATTGAACAAGTGCTAACAAACTTAGTGGATAATGCACTTCGACATACAGATGAAGGAGCAGTTACTGTAAAAGTAGAGCAGGAGCCAACCTTTGCAAAAATTTCTGTGCAGGATACAGGGCATGGCATACCTCAGGAAGATTTACCTTATGTTTTTGAACGATTTTATAAGGCGGATAAGGCACGTACTCGCTCTAAAGGTGGTACAGGGCTTGGCTTAGCCATTGCTCGAAATATTGTCAAGGCACATTCTGGCAATATTATGGTAGACAGCGTGCTGAAAGAAGGCACAACCTTTACGTTTTATTTACCGTTCGAATAA
- a CDS encoding fused response regulator/phosphatase, protein MSVLIIGSVSNDVLRLQKYFHRIDIQDIHCFSTPEAAMNYLFDSSLKEELELIILDAKMTLKNCEEICQYIHALKNWVDVPILLSTTYEKTVTIDRVFEAGIFDFILKPFDFTQFKTRIQVALKYQRETRLRKEQESIIQKDLFIAKKFQKNALSPPLNLEQIQIDGLYVTSNTLGGDMYCWFKINDHLTAVLLYDAMGHGIAASLVTMSIRSLLKGIITKLIDPVMVIRELNRQIYELFSDEDMDRFLMTAIYILIDTKNGTLHYVNAAHPSGFLFGKYGETVFLPANTPILGLFPTIQINKKTIPLSGWHRIILYTDGLLTVNEQKSIDMDFFYMYASQENGYALQKFSQKYNLFDNDYSDDITVVSITITLQGR, encoded by the coding sequence ATGTCAGTATTAATTATTGGCAGCGTGAGTAATGATGTATTGCGTCTGCAAAAATATTTTCATCGCATCGACATTCAAGATATACATTGCTTTTCCACACCAGAAGCAGCAATGAATTATTTATTTGATTCCTCTTTAAAGGAAGAGTTGGAATTAATCATACTCGATGCTAAAATGACGCTTAAAAATTGCGAGGAAATTTGTCAGTATATTCACGCATTAAAAAATTGGGTGGATGTCCCTATCCTTCTATCCACTACTTATGAAAAAACCGTGACAATTGATAGGGTATTTGAAGCTGGTATTTTCGATTTTATTTTAAAGCCATTTGACTTCACTCAATTTAAGACTCGCATTCAAGTAGCCTTAAAATATCAGCGAGAAACTAGGCTTCGAAAAGAACAGGAAAGCATTATTCAAAAGGACTTATTTATCGCAAAAAAATTCCAAAAAAATGCGTTATCACCTCCATTAAATCTTGAGCAAATTCAGATCGATGGGCTTTATGTAACATCTAATACATTAGGCGGTGATATGTACTGTTGGTTTAAGATTAATGATCATTTAACCGCTGTTCTTTTATACGATGCAATGGGGCATGGTATCGCTGCATCTCTCGTAACAATGTCTATTCGATCTTTATTAAAAGGGATTATTACCAAATTAATTGATCCAGTAATGGTGATTCGGGAACTTAACCGCCAAATTTACGAACTATTTTCTGATGAAGATATGGACCGATTTTTAATGACAGCCATCTACATACTTATAGATACTAAAAATGGAACTTTACACTATGTGAACGCTGCTCATCCTTCTGGTTTTTTATTTGGAAAATATGGAGAAACAGTATTCCTTCCAGCGAATACACCTATCCTCGGATTATTCCCTACTATTCAAATAAATAAAAAAACAATACCTTTATCAGGCTGGCATCGTATTATTCTTTATACGGATGGGTTACTAACTGTAAACGAGCAAAAATCCATTGATATGGACTTTTTCTATATGTACGCTTCACAGGAGAATGGCTATGCATTACAAAAGTTTTCTCAAAAATACAATTTATTCGATAATGATTACAGCGATGATATTACAGTAGTTTCAATAACAATTACATTACAGGGTAGGTGA
- a CDS encoding sporulation protein Cse60, whose amino-acid sequence MTQMTQVVTIQNNDIVQFEQDINRALIDLTDFFIIDIKYNTLYIGEQTIIHSALIIYSEP is encoded by the coding sequence ATGACGCAAATGACTCAAGTTGTGACAATCCAAAACAATGATATTGTGCAATTTGAACAGGATATTAATCGAGCGTTGATAGATTTAACTGACTTTTTTATTATTGATATTAAATACAACACACTTTATATAGGCGAGCAAACCATTATTCATTCAGCACTTATTATTTATAGCGAGCCTTAA
- a CDS encoding methyl-accepting chemotaxis protein, translated as MKMSIRKKINLLIFSCILLLTALLAGINFYIAKNNLLESANTKLLSDIQLSYEYLDAKYPGEWSIQNNQLYKGDINMVENFEITEQVGKLTNGNAVSIFQHDTRISTNITENGQRALNTKVSDEVATVVLGEKKRFIGSATVLGSLHQAAYDPILDRQGEVIGVWATAVPTAPYISIATKSALENVVASLVIAILMIGGISWFLQKQIINPINILSMNAKELAKLNLDVKLLNPKGKDEIADLAHAFNDMKTQLTETISIVASSANQIAHSSHSLAESSHQTSEASNQIALTMNDIAVGTTTQSDQAERIVSMMQKTLEEVANSLQQAEVTLNSAIESTHIARKGEEAINEAIKHLNDVTQTVSYATDSIQKLGKRSEEIGGIITVITGIAEQTNLLALNAAIEAARAGEQGKGFAVVASEVRQLAEQSSIAAGQITNLINDIQAETSVTVRTMESNLLAVEEQVTIINKGGSALKEIVEKVVETEEGVEQMKVAFTNVNDNSLSVQQAIQDISRIIEDSAAATEEIAATSEEQYATVAEITQNSDELSSIADKLQHEVNKFKF; from the coding sequence ATGAAAATGTCTATTCGAAAAAAAATAAATTTGCTTATATTTAGCTGTATTTTATTACTTACTGCCCTTTTAGCAGGTATAAATTTTTATATTGCTAAAAACAATCTGTTAGAAAGTGCCAATACAAAGCTGTTATCAGATATTCAGCTAAGCTATGAATATTTAGACGCTAAGTATCCAGGAGAATGGTCCATCCAAAATAATCAGCTCTATAAAGGCGACATCAATATGGTGGAAAATTTTGAAATAACCGAGCAGGTTGGCAAGTTAACAAACGGAAATGCTGTATCCATTTTTCAGCATGATACACGCATTAGTACAAATATCACCGAAAATGGTCAACGCGCATTAAATACAAAGGTATCCGATGAAGTTGCGACAGTTGTATTAGGGGAGAAAAAGCGATTTATCGGCTCAGCCACTGTTTTAGGAAGCTTACATCAAGCAGCCTATGACCCTATTTTAGATCGTCAAGGAGAAGTTATTGGTGTATGGGCAACCGCCGTCCCTACCGCTCCTTATATAAGCATTGCCACAAAATCCGCACTTGAAAATGTAGTAGCTTCCTTAGTAATTGCTATTCTTATGATTGGTGGTATTAGTTGGTTTTTACAAAAGCAAATTATTAACCCTATTAATATTCTAAGTATGAATGCTAAAGAACTAGCAAAGCTAAATTTAGATGTAAAATTATTAAACCCTAAAGGGAAAGATGAAATCGCTGATTTAGCACATGCCTTTAACGATATGAAAACGCAATTAACCGAAACAATATCAATTGTAGCTAGTAGCGCCAATCAAATTGCTCATTCCTCACACTCATTGGCAGAATCATCACATCAAACAAGCGAGGCTTCTAACCAAATTGCGCTGACAATGAATGATATTGCAGTTGGTACAACGACTCAATCTGACCAAGCGGAGCGTATCGTATCAATGATGCAGAAAACACTTGAGGAAGTAGCAAATAGCTTACAGCAGGCAGAAGTTACTTTAAATAGTGCGATTGAATCAACCCATATCGCCCGCAAAGGAGAAGAAGCCATCAATGAAGCTATTAAACATTTGAATGATGTAACACAAACGGTATCCTATGCAACTGATTCCATTCAAAAGCTAGGGAAACGCTCTGAAGAAATCGGTGGTATCATCACTGTTATTACAGGTATTGCAGAACAAACAAATCTACTAGCACTAAATGCAGCTATCGAAGCTGCACGTGCAGGTGAACAAGGGAAAGGCTTTGCTGTTGTTGCATCGGAGGTACGACAACTAGCGGAGCAATCCAGTATAGCTGCAGGGCAAATTACAAATCTTATTAACGATATTCAAGCTGAAACATCTGTTACAGTAAGAACAATGGAAAGCAATCTCCTAGCTGTAGAGGAGCAAGTAACAATTATTAATAAGGGCGGCAGTGCTTTAAAAGAAATTGTAGAGAAGGTTGTTGAAACCGAAGAAGGCGTTGAACAAATGAAAGTCGCATTTACAAATGTAAACGACAACTCCTTAAGCGTACAACAAGCAATCCAAGATATTTCTCGTATTATCGAGGATTCCGCAGCAGCCACAGAGGAAATTGCTGCTACATCTGAAGAACAATATGCAACCGTTGCAGAAATTACACAAAACTCAGATGAATTATCATCAATTGCTGATAAACTACAACATGAGGTCAATAAATTTAAATTTTAA
- a CDS encoding sodium-dependent transporter: MSEKKGQWSSKLGFILASAGAAIGLGAIWKLPYVMGQSGGGAFFLIFVLFTLLIGLPMLLSEYILGRGTQSEAVTAYKKITPTKPGWAWIGRMGVLGCFLLLTFYSVVGGWIFIYSGLGITGAVIDPATDPTELFGKIIGTPWITLVGLALFTLANVLVISLGVQNGIEKANKWMMPLLFMMFIVLVVRAVTLDGALEGIKFFLWPDFSNITGRALLEALGQSFFGLAVGFSCLVTYSSYLKKDVSLPNSAGSVVVLTVLVSFLAGLAIFPVVFAFDLEPAAGPGLLFMVLPTAFGQMPFGEVFLAMFLLLFLFATLTSSFSLYEIIVAAFIENSQKSRPLLTILLGSIVFLAAIPAALSSSVLANITIFEKSIFDVTDFLVSNLMLPLGNFLIAIFIAHIVEKEFVRKELLMGSQMGQGYYVTYRVLMLVVVPIVILVVFINMLLQY; the protein is encoded by the coding sequence ATGAGTGAAAAAAAGGGACAATGGTCTAGTAAGTTAGGGTTTATTTTAGCGTCAGCGGGTGCGGCAATTGGCTTAGGAGCGATTTGGAAGCTGCCATATGTAATGGGACAAAGTGGGGGAGGCGCATTTTTTCTAATCTTTGTGCTATTTACATTGTTAATTGGCTTACCGATGTTACTATCTGAGTATATTTTAGGGCGTGGCACACAGTCAGAGGCAGTAACCGCCTATAAAAAGATTACGCCAACAAAGCCAGGGTGGGCTTGGATTGGCCGTATGGGCGTGCTCGGCTGTTTTTTACTATTAACGTTCTATAGTGTTGTTGGAGGTTGGATTTTTATTTATAGTGGGCTTGGCATCACTGGCGCTGTTATTGACCCTGCAACTGATCCAACTGAACTATTTGGTAAGATTATTGGAACGCCTTGGATTACATTAGTAGGTCTGGCGTTATTTACGCTAGCAAATGTGCTTGTTATTTCGTTAGGCGTACAAAATGGTATTGAGAAAGCGAATAAATGGATGATGCCATTGTTATTTATGATGTTTATTGTGCTTGTTGTACGCGCAGTGACATTAGATGGTGCATTGGAGGGCATTAAATTCTTTTTATGGCCCGATTTCTCGAATATTACAGGAAGGGCATTGTTAGAGGCGCTAGGGCAATCATTTTTTGGCTTAGCCGTTGGGTTTTCTTGCCTTGTTACATATAGCTCCTATTTAAAAAAGGATGTAAGTCTTCCGAATTCAGCGGGGTCTGTGGTGGTACTAACAGTGCTTGTATCATTTTTAGCGGGCTTAGCGATTTTCCCTGTTGTCTTTGCCTTTGATTTAGAGCCTGCAGCAGGACCGGGTCTATTATTTATGGTGCTGCCAACAGCATTTGGTCAAATGCCATTTGGCGAAGTGTTTTTAGCGATGTTTTTATTACTATTTTTATTTGCCACATTAACGTCTTCATTTAGCTTATATGAAATTATTGTAGCGGCATTTATAGAAAATAGTCAGAAATCGCGTCCTTTATTAACCATTTTACTTGGTAGCATCGTATTTTTAGCAGCGATTCCAGCAGCGCTTTCTTCTAGTGTGTTAGCGAATATAACAATCTTTGAGAAAAGTATTTTTGATGTCACTGATTTTTTAGTATCAAATTTAATGCTACCATTAGGGAATTTCTTAATTGCCATTTTTATTGCCCATATTGTGGAGAAAGAGTTTGTGAGAAAAGAATTGCTGATGGGTAGCCAAATGGGACAAGGCTATTATGTGACATACCGTGTATTAATGCTAGTGGTAGTACCAATTGTGATTCTAGTTGTGTTTATTAATATGCTTTTGCAATACTAA
- a CDS encoding RNA polymerase subunit sigma, producing the protein MTHKQFDDEHLEHVLHNAPKLSDHRSKEDILNRLLADARLQDNAHLQEAIQQPLEDEQSTATTRPKLRQMQIFMSVAAVFALTILVGSLLMNNKAEQQDQASNVATTQYADSNAVEESAANAKDASTQNDVLESNVVKEHERFLSLRTSVYEDDLTDAVAFRIGLAGRDAESVPMTYVIPNERVATDFEGEKPSTLQMYEKYAPQIDEEAKGFTDYHPYKGKLKEEEDKLVHVVPKENNYDVASATVNEYKGTLEDTFSDSEYKEVEVQNEDGTPYEFSQEGEPSLAMSLTTEKHYNYYLYKDENGGEYLSPDFRQTFPTVTEALLQMKNKNNDVYTPAIPENITYTVKEEAEGVIVTFDTPLDLTAMEAVRATQLIEAMTLTAASFNQQLRLDNVIQESWEGFDLTNYLPKPVGPNKQYMEEESKK; encoded by the coding sequence ATGACGCACAAGCAATTTGATGATGAGCACCTTGAACATGTATTACACAATGCCCCTAAGCTTTCTGACCACCGTTCTAAAGAGGATATATTAAATCGGTTATTGGCGGATGCCCGCTTGCAAGATAATGCTCACCTTCAAGAAGCTATACAGCAGCCATTAGAGGATGAGCAGTCTACTGCAACAACACGACCAAAGCTTCGTCAAATGCAAATTTTTATGAGTGTTGCAGCGGTTTTTGCGTTAACGATACTGGTAGGCTCACTGCTGATGAATAATAAGGCTGAACAGCAAGACCAGGCTAGCAATGTCGCAACGACACAGTATGCAGATAGTAACGCTGTAGAAGAAAGTGCTGCAAATGCAAAAGATGCCTCTACGCAAAATGATGTGCTCGAATCCAATGTTGTAAAGGAGCATGAGCGCTTTTTATCCTTACGTACATCTGTCTATGAGGATGATCTTACAGATGCTGTCGCTTTCCGTATTGGCTTGGCAGGACGTGACGCAGAAAGTGTTCCAATGACCTATGTAATTCCAAATGAGCGTGTAGCAACTGATTTTGAAGGAGAAAAGCCTTCTACCCTACAAATGTATGAAAAATACGCTCCTCAAATTGATGAGGAAGCGAAAGGCTTTACAGACTATCATCCTTATAAAGGCAAGCTTAAGGAAGAAGAGGATAAGCTTGTCCATGTAGTACCAAAGGAAAATAATTATGATGTGGCATCAGCTACTGTCAATGAATATAAAGGTACTTTGGAAGATACATTCTCCGATTCTGAATATAAGGAAGTTGAGGTTCAAAATGAAGATGGGACACCTTATGAGTTTTCCCAAGAAGGTGAACCAAGCTTGGCGATGTCCTTAACAACTGAAAAACATTATAATTATTATTTATATAAGGATGAAAATGGAGGCGAATATTTATCGCCCGATTTCCGCCAAACATTCCCAACAGTGACAGAGGCATTATTACAAATGAAAAATAAAAATAATGATGTCTATACGCCTGCGATCCCTGAAAACATTACTTATACTGTCAAAGAGGAAGCAGAGGGTGTCATTGTTACATTCGATACACCACTTGATTTAACAGCAATGGAAGCAGTTCGTGCTACACAATTAATTGAGGCAATGACGTTAACTGCTGCTAGCTTTAATCAACAGCTACGTTTGGATAATGTTATCCAGGAAAGCTGGGAGGGGTTCGATTTAACAAATTATTTGCCAAAGCCTGTAGGACCAAATAAACAGTATATGGAAGAAGAGTCAAAGAAATAA
- the glnA gene encoding type I glutamate--ammonia ligase, producing the protein MKHYTREDIIRQVKEENVKFIRLQFTDILGTIKNVEIPVSQLEKALDNKVMFDGSSIEGFVRIEESDMYLKPDFDTFVIFPWTAEKGKVARFICDIARPDGTPFEGDPRSNLKRVLKEMEELGFSSFNLGPEPEFFLFKVDDKGHPTLELNDSGGYFDLAPTDLGENCRRDIVLELEEMGFEIEASHHEVAPGQHEIDFKYASAIEACDNIQTFKLVVKTIAAQHGLHATFMPKPLFGVNGSGMHFNLSLFEGDKNAFYDEHAELQLSQTARSFIAGIMRHVHGFTAITNPLVNSYKRLVPGYEAPCYVAWSAQNRSPLIRIPAARGLSTRVELRSVDPAANPYLAMAVILAAGLDGIRKDLTPPAAVDRNIYKMSRDERELNGIESLPSSLENALIELEMDTTVREALGDHILEKFTTAKEIEWNKYRTRVHGWEREEYLSMY; encoded by the coding sequence ATGAAGCATTATACAAGAGAAGATATTATACGCCAAGTAAAGGAAGAAAATGTGAAGTTTATTCGCCTACAATTTACGGATATATTAGGAACAATAAAAAATGTAGAGATTCCTGTTAGTCAATTAGAAAAAGCATTAGACAATAAAGTGATGTTTGATGGTTCCTCCATTGAAGGCTTTGTACGCATTGAGGAATCGGATATGTATTTAAAGCCTGACTTCGATACATTCGTTATTTTTCCGTGGACAGCAGAGAAGGGCAAGGTAGCCCGTTTTATTTGTGATATTGCTCGACCAGATGGTACACCTTTTGAGGGTGACCCACGCTCTAATCTAAAGCGTGTTTTAAAGGAAATGGAGGAATTGGGTTTTTCCTCCTTTAACTTAGGGCCAGAGCCAGAGTTTTTTCTATTTAAGGTGGACGATAAAGGGCATCCAACACTTGAATTAAATGATAGTGGTGGTTATTTTGATTTAGCGCCAACTGACCTTGGTGAAAATTGTCGCCGTGATATTGTGCTGGAGCTAGAGGAAATGGGCTTTGAAATTGAGGCTTCCCATCATGAGGTAGCACCTGGTCAGCATGAGATTGATTTTAAATATGCAAGCGCCATTGAGGCATGTGATAATATCCAAACGTTTAAGCTTGTTGTCAAAACAATCGCTGCACAACATGGGCTACATGCAACATTTATGCCAAAGCCATTGTTTGGCGTTAATGGCTCAGGCATGCATTTTAACCTTTCTTTATTTGAAGGAGATAAAAATGCCTTCTACGATGAACATGCAGAGCTACAGCTAAGCCAAACAGCACGTAGCTTTATTGCAGGCATTATGAGGCATGTACATGGTTTTACAGCAATCACGAACCCACTTGTCAATTCTTATAAACGTCTAGTGCCTGGCTATGAGGCTCCTTGCTATGTAGCGTGGTCTGCTCAAAACCGTTCACCACTTATTCGTATTCCAGCAGCACGCGGATTATCCACACGCGTTGAATTACGTTCAGTTGACCCAGCGGCAAACCCTTATTTAGCAATGGCAGTTATTTTAGCAGCCGGGCTTGATGGAATACGAAAAGACTTAACACCACCAGCAGCAGTTGATCGTAATATTTATAAAATGTCACGAGATGAACGTGAGCTAAATGGTATTGAAAGCTTGCCATCCTCATTAGAAAATGCGCTCATTGAATTAGAGATGGATACTACAGTGCGTGAGGCATTAGGGGATCATATTTTAGAAAAATTTACAACGGCTAAAGAAATCGAATGGAATAAATATCGCACACGTGTTCATGGCTGGGAGCGCGAGGAATATTTATCAATGTACTAA
- a CDS encoding ECF transporter S component: MKKNIKLQSFITIGMLSSISFLLMLFNFPIPPFPAFLEVDFSDMPALLAAITMGPVAGILVELFKNVLDWIFSGTPTGVPVGHIANFATGILFILPVSFIFNRFKSMLGLIGGLATGTVVMAVGMSFLNYAVFLPMYTYFLGMEPVVGDSLYKMIIAGILPFNIVKGILLTAIMALLFTTMRKWIDRQRSMYITK, translated from the coding sequence ATGAAGAAAAACATTAAACTTCAATCGTTTATTACGATTGGCATGCTGAGCAGTATTTCATTTTTATTAATGCTATTTAATTTTCCAATTCCGCCATTCCCAGCCTTTTTGGAAGTGGACTTTAGTGACATGCCTGCATTATTAGCAGCGATCACAATGGGACCAGTAGCTGGAATTTTAGTAGAGTTATTTAAAAATGTGTTAGATTGGATTTTCTCAGGTACGCCAACTGGTGTTCCAGTAGGACATATTGCTAACTTTGCAACAGGTATTTTATTTATTTTACCGGTCAGCTTTATTTTTAATCGCTTTAAATCTATGCTAGGGTTAATTGGCGGTTTAGCAACTGGAACAGTTGTAATGGCAGTAGGAATGAGCTTCTTAAACTATGCTGTATTTTTACCAATGTACACATATTTCTTAGGAATGGAACCAGTTGTTGGTGATTCACTTTATAAAATGATTATCGCTGGAATTTTGCCATTTAATATTGTCAAAGGTATTTTATTAACAGCTATTATGGCATTATTATTTACAACAATGCGTAAATGGATTGATCGCCAGCGTTCAATGTATATAACAAAATAA
- a CDS encoding STAS domain-containing protein: protein MNQKKIAMDIDTKTDYILIAFTGDLEYGMIEDIKKELQALNLNTKHGYIIDMQKVTNIDSTGFGMIVNFAKKVSVKEKKIAIIVVDDFIRNLFAISQVDKVFPIAKSEEQARKMIREDWLGELSLNDY, encoded by the coding sequence ATGAATCAGAAGAAAATTGCGATGGATATTGACACAAAGACTGATTATATTTTGATTGCGTTTACTGGTGATTTAGAGTACGGAATGATTGAGGACATAAAAAAAGAGCTTCAAGCGCTTAATTTGAATACTAAGCATGGGTACATTATCGATATGCAAAAAGTAACAAATATCGATAGCACTGGCTTTGGTATGATTGTAAATTTTGCTAAGAAAGTATCTGTAAAAGAAAAGAAAATCGCCATTATTGTTGTCGATGATTTCATTCGCAACCTGTTCGCCATATCACAAGTCGATAAAGTATTCCCGATTGCAAAAAGCGAGGAGCAGGCACGAAAAATGATTAGAGAAGATTGGTTAGGTGAACTTTCACTTAACGACTATTAA